The DNA segment GGTCACAATGCCCACTCCCTGCGATCATCGTATCCCGAATATGCAGTTCCACAGAATCATCCTTGCCGCAGACTGCCGCGATTCCGCCTTGAGACCATTGCGTATTACTGTCAAAAATCGTGTTTTTTGTCAGCAGAATAACGGGCATGTGATCCGCTGCGAGTCGTGCGGACAACAAACCTGCGAGACCACTTCCAATCACGACCAGCGGAGTTTTTAGTTTCATAATTCACGGATCAGCTTAGTTCGAGCATGAGCTGAAGTGCTTTGCGGGCATATTCAGCCGTTTGATAGGGAACCTTGATTTGATTAACCACTTTTCCCTCAAGCAGATTATCCAGAACCCAGAGAACATTGGCGGGATGGGTACGATACATGGTTGAACAGGGGCAGACATTCGTATTCAGACACTCAATGTGCTTGCCTTCGCTGGAATAAAGTTCCTGATGCAATCGATTGACCATATTGATTTCAGTGCCGACGACCCAGGATGTTCCAGGGGCGGAATCGCGAATGACCTGAATGATTTTATTGGTGGACCCATGATAATCCGCGGCTCCAACTACGTCTTCAGCGCACTCTGGATGAACGATCACTTTCACAGCGGGATTACGGCGTCTTGCCGCATGGATCTGAGCCACATTGAACCGTGCATGGACGGAGCAGAAGCCATTCCATAACATGACTCTTGAATTTTGAATTTGTGCCTCTGTCAGTCCGCCCTGCGGTTTGTGGCGTTTCCAGAGTTGGATCTGTTCTTTGGCAATCCCCAGAGTGTTCGCGGTGTTTCGCCCTAAATGCTGATCAGGAAAAAACAGCACTTTTTTATTTTGTTCAAGAGCCCATGTCAGAATTTTATCAGCGTTGGATGAGGTACAGACGGTGCCGCCATGTGCTCCGCAAAAAGCTTTGAGCGCTGCGGAGGAATTGATGTAGGTCACTGGAATGAAACTATTTTCTCCACAGATTTCTTCAAGCGCATCCCAGCATTCTTCCACACTGTCAACATCGGCCATATCAGCCATGGAGCATCCTGCCGTGATATTGGGAAGAATGACGGATTGACCCTCCGTTGTAAGGATATCCGCACTTTCTGCCATGAAATGCACTCCACAGAAGATAATATATCGGGCTGTCTGGTTTGCCGCGATTTGGGCCAGATTCAGTGAGTCTCCGGCGGCATCGCCAAAACGAAACGTCTCATCCCGCTGATAGTGATGAGCC comes from the SAR324 cluster bacterium genome and includes:
- the nadA gene encoding quinolinate synthase NadA; the protein is MLQEVTSQTSISGVCPPDEGFPVFLCDDIPSHYYHLSMEEIWQRGFEAKAALGDEVFVLAHHYQRDETFRFGDAAGDSLNLAQIAANQTARYIIFCGVHFMAESADILTTEGQSVILPNITAGCSMADMADVDSVEECWDALEEICGENSFIPVTYINSSAALKAFCGAHGGTVCTSSNADKILTWALEQNKKVLFFPDQHLGRNTANTLGIAKEQIQLWKRHKPQGGLTEAQIQNSRVMLWNGFCSVHARFNVAQIHAARRRNPAVKVIVHPECAEDVVGAADYHGSTNKIIQVIRDSAPGTSWVVGTEINMVNRLHQELYSSEGKHIECLNTNVCPCSTMYRTHPANVLWVLDNLLEGKVVNQIKVPYQTAEYARKALQLMLELS